A single window of Athene noctua chromosome 1, bAthNoc1.hap1.1, whole genome shotgun sequence DNA harbors:
- the ZNF292 gene encoding zinc finger protein 292, translating into MADEEAEQESGSLGGDLLELRRLRERLVELETGLRESPEPAVQAATEYCKQLCQTLLEYAEKWKTSEDPLPLLEVYTVAIRSYVKARPFLTSECENVAFVLERLALSCIELLLCLPLDLPENKWEEFQAFVQVAHKNLMENGSRELHILTTLTQEKGVWKNPVLCGILSQEQLDPDKVNEFLVFEGPVLLDMRIKHLMKTKQLTQATALAKLCSDHPEISAKGNFKQTYLVCLCSGSPNEKLMEEIAEVDCKDALEMICNLESDGDEKSALILCAAFLSRQLQQGEMYCAWELTLFWSKLQQRVEPSIQVYLERCRQLSVLTKTVYHIFFLIKVINSEIDGAGLATCIELCVKALRLESSENTDVKISICKTISCLLPDDLEVKRACQLSEFLLEPTVDAYYAVEMLYNQPDQKYDEENLPIPNSLRCELLLVLKTQWPFDPEFWDWKTLKRQCLALMGEEASIVSSIDELNDSEVYEKVEDCQDETKETSVNGLAGTFDEATSLLKGIGDEKQKKREIKKLRERGFISARFRNWQAYMQYCVLCDKEFLGHRIVRHAQKHYKDGIYSCPICAQNFNSKENFVPHVTFHVKKSSKERLAAMKPLRRLGRPPKIATANENQKTHSVSKQEQRPIKKNSLYSTDFIVFNDNDGSDDENDDKDKPYVPEIVPVQKPLPVNEFTCPVTFCKKGFKYFKNLIAHAKGHKDNEEAKRFLEMQSKKVICQYCRRHFVSVTHLNDHLQMHCGSKPYICIQMKCKAGFNSYAELLTHRKEHQVFRAKCMFPKCGRVFSEAYLLYDHEAQHYNTYTCKFTGCGKVYRSQNELEKHVDDHNKQPEKVQQPESQTNQPDLSQPSKANENTDGVAVKEELSSPLADNQTSFTEGENVVWNQIKPEPAGNESVNASMSISEQSDSLPNAGSPTGSVKTEVVIPASSIKVPAVNQKIRDNFVKRGKLPAAASKVDTTKPGSQQLCSSVDSCLPVSQERKEEDCLGQTQNIQTVSVTSDTLKAEALESKSLERQVSIVNPFSVQNQAGYRNNVPISKLEIEDSIKAAANLYNLPLKTLESITFIPSQPNINSSLVQTVSPAAPVQKFNCQVEGCTRTYNSSQSIGKHMKAAHPDQYAAFKMQRKNKKPRKSSNLQNVPNDGKIVYLMPSQVGNPSGASFTTQNKSDLNPTCSSQVQQVSSTLFPTHLENLASPMLPVMESVINPSLSTRIKSEPESVLCSQMENLSGANLPSQLDDLAKTVMPLNIDGSSDPFLPLPAENGPMSLFPSSAENPPNSVFSQLENNTNNFSSQLEGNATSAFPKEETVDQIFPSRLSNENNFSETSIQHPASEKVKKDRGRGPNGKERKPKHNKRAKWPAIIRDGKFICSRCFRVFTNPRSLGGHLSKRSYCKPLEGSEISQEALQANGQSLLASMILSSNSLNLQQPQESAFNPETCFKDPSFLQLLAAENRSTALLQTMFPRASVTNFNNSGNEEGNQIIKQTLETAGIPSTFDNTEVLPHVVTTSCVTGTTQINAAVLPNSTASPLLQTVCNPSTLLTDQNRTLNAKIPPVNECKSLPGFATEGLMLKTVENGLGPSSFSNTVAAAQNFTGNSSRVSVISSPKNSGSSNLNKKGTSASKRKRKSTAPLLAPNMSQKVVVDNTTVALLVKSTEGKVQIQGESFQSNLVANCGSQAVVENLTQKLSNVDNQLFMASIKENFKTNLEAHTTLPPLTVKTENGDSQMMAVNSCVQGNSEEQISEDNVMQNFEKTLEIIKTAMNSQILEVKTEIQDPVAASEQTSQVNNAQTSLGNSTHSIKLPTPAQFVVHAGNVTAAKSSSTQSETTQKDDIQILEILEGLQKLKLENDPPIQVSETVSQCPPADTLAPAVPVVSTENKPLIQISSEASNIQFSDKVNKPFVCQDPGCNYSAMTKDALFKHYGKVHQYTAEMILEIKKHQLKYAPFKCVVATCPKTFTRNSNLRAHCQLVHHFTTEEMVKLKIKRPYGRRSQNETVNTAPRPVEIKTLPTLIIENKTPAPLVKEAQVKEVVEPVKVLEKLPESNVPEKLEKPPQAVSIPPEQHNAASFGSTQAQPKVCKARRYRKEKEEKKRRKPVTKSLEFPTRYSPYRPYRCVHQGCFAAFTIQQNLILHYQAVHKSDLPAFSAEVEEENELVKEERDEVETKPVIREFRCEVNDCSRIFQEVTSLIQHYMKLHDMTPEQIGNMKLAPETGRFSCDQSQCKSSFTAYLNYIVHLEADHGIKIRPNKVEDDGVFKCDCEGCDRIYATRSNLLRHIFNKHNDKHKDHLIRPRRLTPGQENISSKANQEKPLKSKQRGLKNRSGKEGNRLSVKTKRKKSVNLENKNSKAMQVQENKAYSLKRGKHVYSIKARNDALSECTSRFITQYPCMIKGCSSVVTSESNIIRHYKCHKLSKAFTSQHRNLLIVSKKLSVSQVKESSCEQEETDKKSDVKEPEPSLIASNNDSSTSTLPQKETEKGEKDEVDELTELFITKLINEDCSSAENQAKISSSVNSDLQETSSCPSEKQKSNNLKRANKEKNVSQNKRRRTEKTEEVLPVDVHSMHREEETAVAIQTAEEQPAAFDWSSFKPMGFEVSFLKFLEESAVKQKNTERDYHSGGTKKGSHSNSRKSTEKTSIASNNVTWSCSETETLVPFANPSQLPCGDNMKIVLDKTFKDCTECVLKQLQEMKPTVSLRKLEGRWEDNPEVTAAKVIVMNTE; encoded by the exons ACTTTGCTGGAATATGCAGAAAAGTGGAAAACATCAGAAGACCCTCTGCCCCTGTTAGAGGTGTATACAGTGGCTATCCGAAGTTACGTTAAAGCACGACCTTTTCTTACCTCTGAGTGTGAAAATGTAGCCTTTGTGCTTGAACGTTTAGCACT AAGCTGTATTGAACTTCTACTGTGTCTGCCTCTTGATTTACCtgaaaataaatgggaagaatttCAGGCTTTTGTACAG GTGGCTCATAAGAACTTGATGGAAAACGGCAGCCGGGAACTGCATATTTTAACTACACTTACACAAGAGAAAGGAGTGTGGAAGAACCCAGTGTTGTGTGGTATTCTTTCCCAAGAACAACTCGATCCAGATAAAG tgaaTGAATTTTTAGTGTTTGAAGGCCCTGTTCTGCTGGATATGCGTATTAAGCACCTAATGAAAACGAAGCAGTTAACTCAAGCTACTGCCCTGGCAAAACTGTGCTCTGACCATCCAGAAATCAGTGCAAAAGGCAATTTCAAGCAAACCTACCTGGTCTGTCTTTGTTCAGGATCTCCAAATGAAAAGCTAATGGAAGAA ATTGCCGAAGTAGATTGCAAAGATGCTCTAGAAATGATCTGTAACCTAGAATCTGATGGAGATGAAAAAAGTGCTCTGATTTTATGTGCAGCATTTTTATCTCGCCAGCTGCAGCAAGGAGAGATGTACTGTGCCTG GGAACTGACTCTTTTCTGGAGTAAACTGCAGCAAAGGGTAGAGCCTTCTATTCAAGTGTATCTAGAGAGATGTCGACAACTTTCTGTGTTAACTAAGACTGTTTAtcacattttcttcctgattAAAGTAATTAATTCAGAG ATTGACGGTGCTGGACTTGCAACCTGCATTGAACTGTGCGTGAAAGCGTTGCGCTTGGAGTCTAGTGAAAATACAGATGTCAAGATATCTATTTGCAAGACTATCTCCTGCTTGCTACCAGATGATTTGGAGGTTAAACGTGCTTGTCAGCTGAGTGAATTTCTTCTCGAACCCACTGTGGATGCATATTATGCTGTTGAAATGCTATATAATCAGCCTGACCAGAAGTATGATGAAGAGAATCTTCCGATACCAAATTCTTTGCGCTGTGAGCTCTTACTTGTACTGAAAACTCAGTGGCCTTTTGATCCAGAATTCTGGGACTGGAAAACTCTCAAGCGTCAGTGTCTGGCACTGATGGGAGAGGAGGCATCCATCGTGTCATCAATAGATGAACTAAACGATAGTGAAGTTTATGAGAAGGTTGAGGATTGCCAAGACGAGACTAAAGAAACTTCTGTGAATGGGCTTGCTGGCACTTTTGATGAAGCTACTAGCCTTCTTAAGGGTATTGgagatgaaaagcagaaaaagagagaaattaaaaaactGAGAGAGAGGGGGTTCATATCAGCTAGATTTAGGAACTGGCAAGCTTATATGCAGTATTGTGTGTTATGCGACAAAGAATTCCTAGGTCATAGAATAGTTAGGCATGCACAGAAACATTATAAAGATGGAATTTACAGTTGCCCTATTTGTGCCCAAAATTTTAATTCTAAAGAAAACTTTGTTCCCCATGTAacttttcatgttaaaaaatccagcaaagagaGGTTGGCTGCTATGAAACCACTGAGAAGACTGGGAAGACCTCCTAAAATAGCAACTGCCAACGAGAATCAGAAAACTCATTCTGTATCCAAACAGGAGCAGCGACCCATTAAGAAGAACAGTCTCTACTCAACAGACTTCATTGTGTTTAATGATAACGATGGCTCAGATGATGAGAATGATGACAAAGATAAACCTTACGTACCAGAGATAGTGCCAGTTCAAAAGCCACTACCTGTTAATGAATTTACCTGCCCTGTAACATTTTGTAAAAAgggctttaaatattttaaaaatctaatagCACATGCAAAGGGGCATAAAGATAATGAAGAAGCTAAACGTTTTCttgaaatgcaaagcaaaaaagTGATTTGCCAGTACTGTAGACGACATTTTGTAAGCGTTACTCACCTGAATGATCATTTGCAAATGCACTGTGGCAGCAAGCCTTATATCTGCATACAGATGAAATGTAAGGCTGGTTTTAACAGTTATGCTGAACTGCTGACACACAGGAAAGAGCATCAAGTCTTCAGAGCAAAGTGTATGTTTCCTAAATGTGGCAGAGTGTTTTCTGAAGCCTATTTACTCTACGATCACGAAGCACAACACTATAATACCTATACCTGCAAATTCACAGGCTGCGGAAAAGTATACCGTTCTCAGAATGAACTGGAAAAGCACGTTGACGATCACAACAAGCAGCCTGAAAAAGTGCAACAGCCTGAGAGCCAGACTAATCAGCCTGATTTAAGTCAACCTTCTAAAGCTAATGAAAATACCGATGGAGTTGCTGTTAAAGAGGAACTGTCATCTCCTCTGGCTGACAACCAAACTAGTTTTACCGAAGGAGAAAACGTTGTCTGGAATCAAATCAAACCAGAACCAGCAGGGAATGAAAGTGTAAATGCATCAATGAGTATATCAGAGCAAAGCGATTCCTTGCCTAATGCTGGTTCTCCTACGGGTTCAGTGAAGACAGAAGTGGTAATTCCAGCAAGCAGCATTAAGGTGCCAGCTGTTAACCAGAAGATCCGAGATAACTTTGTAAAAAGAGGTAAATTGCCTGCTGCTGCTAGCAAAGTAGATACCACTAAACCTGGATCCCAGCAGTTGTGCTCATCAGTTGACTCTTGTCTTCCAGTTTCccaagagagaaaggaagaagactGCCTCGGTCAGACTCAGAATATTCAAACTGTTTCTGTGACCTCAGACACATTAAAAGCAGAAGCCCTTGAGTCGAAAAGCTTAGAAAGACAAGTGAGCATTGTAAATCCATTCAGTGTGCAGAATCAGGCAGGATATCGAAACAATGTACCCATTTCCAAACTTGAAATTGAAGACAGTATTAAGGCTGCAGCTAATCTATATAACCTGCCTTTAAAAACTTTAGAAAGTATTACATTTATTCCTTCACAGCCTAATATAAATAGCTCTTTAGTTCAAACTGTGTCACCAGCAGCCCCAGTTCAGAAATTTAATTGTCAGGTTGAGGGGTGCACTCGAACGTACAACTCATCACAGAGCATTGGCAAACATATGAAGGCAGCACACCCTGACCAATatgctgcttttaaaatgcagCGTAAAAATAAGAAACCACGAAAATCCAGCAATCTGCAAAACGTGCCGAACGATGGAAAGATTGTATATCTTATGCCATCGCAAGTGGGTAATCCCAGTGGTGCTTCTTTTACTACACAGAACAAATCTGATTTGAATCCCACCTGTTCCAGTCAAGTGCAACAAGTCTCAAGTACACTTTTCCCAACCCACCTAGAAAATTTGGCCAGTCCAATGTTGCCTGTAATGGAAAGTGTCATAAATCCAAGCTTGTCTACTCGTATTAAAAGTGAGCCTGAGAGTGTTTTATGTTCACAAATGGAAAATCTGTCTGGTGCAAATTTGCCTTCCCAGTTGGATGATCTGGCAAAAACAGTTATGCCTCTGAATATTGATGGCAGttcagatccttttcttcctttgcctgCAGAAAACGGTCCAATGTCTCTCTTTCCTTCATCAGCAGAGAATCCTCCGAATTCAGTCTTCTCACAACtggaaaataacacaaataacTTTTCATCACAACTAGAAGGAAATGCTACTTCTGCTTTCCCAAAGGAGGAAACTGTTGATCAAATATTTCCCTCACGATTGAGTAATGAAAACAACTTCAGTGAAACTAGTATTCAACATCCAGCTTCAGAGAAGGTGAAAAAAGATCGTGGCCGGGGCCCaaatgggaaagaaaggaagCCAAAACATAACAAGCGGGCAAAGTGGCCAGCAATAATTAGGGATGGCAAATTTATCTGTAGCAGGTGTTTCAGAGTTTTCACTAATCCTAGATCACTTGGTGGTCACTTATCTAAGAGGTCTTACTGTAAGCCCCTTGAAGGATCAGAAATTTCTCAAGAAGCTCTGCAGGCTAATGGACAGTCTTTGCTTGCCAGTATGATTCTTTCCTCAAATTCATTAAACTTGCAGCAACCCCAGGAGTCTGCCTTCAATCCAGAGACCTGTTTTAAAGATCCATCATTCCTCCAGTTACTTGCAGCTGAAAATCGTTCCACAGCCTTACTGCAGACTATGTTTCCACGGGCCAGTGTGACTAACTTTAATAACAGTGGGAATGAGGAAGGAAATCAAATTATAAAACAAACCTTGGAGACTGCAGGCATCCCAAGTACCTTTGATAACACAGAAGTACTTCCACATGTAGTTACAACAAGTTGTGTCACTGGTACAACTCAGATAAATGCAGCTGTTCTCCCTAACTCAACTGCGTCCCCTCTGCTGCAAACAGTCTGTAACCCCAGTACCCTGCTAACAGACCAAAACAGGACCCTCAATGCCAAAATTCCTCCAGTAAACGAATGCAAGAGTTTGCCTGGCTTCGCAACAGAAGGCTTAATGTTAAAGACTGTTGAAAATGGCTTAGGTCCTAGCTCATTTTCTAATACTGTTGCAGCAGCACAAAACTTCACAGGGAACAGTTCACGAGTTTCAGTTATAAGTAGTCCCAAGAATTCAGGATCAAGCAACTTGAATAAGAAGGGAACCAGTGCttcaaagaggaagagaaaatcaaCTGCGCCCTTGCTTGCACCCAATATGTCTCAGAAAGTAGTAGTAGATAATACAACAGTGGCACTTCTGGTGAAAAGCACTGAAGGAAAAGTGCAAATACAGGGAGAAAGTTTTCAGTCCAACTTGGTGGCAAATTGTGGCTCTCAAGCAGTGGTGGAAAATCTCACACAGAAGCTCAGTAATGTTGACAATCAGTTATTCATGGCCAGTATCAAAGAGAACTTCAAAACAAATCTCGAGGCTCATACAACACTACCCCCTTTAAcagtaaaaactgaaaatgggGATTCCCAAATGATGGCAGTGAATTCTTGTGTGCAAGGAAATTCGGAGGAACAGATTTCAGAAGACAATGTTATGCAGAACTTTGAGAAAACCCTGGAAATAATTAAAACTGCTATGAATTCACAGATACTTGAGGTGAAAACTGAAATTCAGGATCCTGTTGCTGCTTCAGAACAGACCTCACAAGTAAATAATGCACAGACTTCTTTGGGAAATTCTACACATAGTATAAAGCTACCCACTCCTGCACAGTTTGTCGTGCATGCGGGGAACGTCACCGCTGCAAAGAGTAGCTCTACTCAGTCTGAGACAACTCAAAAGGATGATATTCAAATACTGGAAATTTTGGAGGGCTTGCAAAAACTGAAACTAGAAAATGATCCACCCATTCAGGTCTCTGAGACTGTTTCCCAGTGTCCTCCAGCAGATACACTAGCACCAGCAGTTCCTGTTGTGTCCACGGAAAATAAACCCCTCATCCAGATATCTTCAGAGGCGAGTAACATTCAGTTTAGTGATAAAGTCAATAAGCCTTTTGTATGTCAGGATCCAGGCTGCAATTATAGTGCTATGACAAAAGATGCATTATTTAAACACTATGGCAAGGTTCATCAGTACACTGCAGAAATGATACTAGAAATTAAGAAACATCAACTGAAGTATGCCCCGTTCAAATGTGTTGTAGCTACCTGTCCAAAAACATTCACAAGAAACTCTAATCTCCGAGCACACTGCCAGCTTGTACATCATTTTACGACAGAGGAGatggtaaaattaaaaattaaaaggccTTATGGCAGAAGGTCTCAAAATGAAACTGTAAACACAGCCCCACGACCTGTTGAAATAAAAACTTTACCAAcactaataatagaaaacaaaactccaGCTCCCTTGGTCAAAGAAGCTCAAGTAAAGGAAGTTGTAGAGCCTGTAAAAGTATTGGAAAAACTACCAGAAAGTAATGTTcctgaaaaactggaaaaaccTCCCCAGGCGGTTTCTATTCCACCAGAGCAGCATAATGCAGCCTCTTTTGGTAGTACACAGGCACAACCCAAAGTATGCAAGGCTAGGCggtacagaaaggaaaaagaggagaaaaaacgTAGGAAGCCTGTAACAAAATCTCTGGAATTTCCCACTAGATACAGCCCTTATAGACCATACCGGTGCGTCCATCAGGGCTGCTTCGCAGCTTTTACGATACAGCAAAACCTAATCCTTCACTACCAAGCTGTGCACAAATCGGACCTCCCTGCCTTCTCTGCCGAAGTGGAAGAGGAGAATGAGCTAGTCAAAGAGGAACGCGATGAGGTGGAAACCAAACCTGTCATTAGAGAGTTCAGGTGTGAGGTGAATGACTGCTCGCGCATCTTCCAGGAAGTTACCAGCTTGATACAGCATTATATGAAGCTTCATGACATGACCCCAGAGCAAATTGGAAACATGAAATTGGCTCCAGAAACCGGAAGGTTTTCTTGTGATCAGTCTCAATGTAAGTCTTCATTTACAGCATATCTTAACTACATTGTACATCTTGAGGCAGATCACGGTATTAAGATAAGGCCAAACAAAGTAGAAGATGACGGTGTATTCAAGTGTGACTGTGAAGGCTGTGACCGTATTTATGCTACTAGGTCTAACCTCTTGAGGCATATTTTTAACAAACATAATGACAAGCATAAAGATCATCTAATAAGACCCAGGAGACTGACCCCAGGTCAGGAAAACATTTCAAGCAAAGCAAATCAGGAGAAACCACTGAAGTCCAAACAGAGAGGACTAAAAAACAGATCGGGAAAAGAAGGTAACAGGCTGTCAGTGAAAACAAAACGAAAGAAGAGTGTGAACTTGGAAAACAAAAACTCAAAAGCAATGCAAGTTCAAGAAAATAAGGCTTATTCACTGAAACGTGGCAAGCATGTGTATTCAATAAAGGCTAGAAACGATGCCTTATCAGAATGTACGAGCAGGTTCATAACTCAGTATCCGTGTATGATAAAGGGATGTTCATCCGTAGTTACAAGTGAAAGTAACAtcataaggcattataaatgtcaTAAGCTGTCCAAAGCATTTACTTCCCAACACCGAAATCTTCTTATTGTGTCTAAAAAGCTCTCTGTCTCACAAGTAAAGGAATCTTCTTGTGAGCAAGAGGAGACTGATAAAAAGAGTGATGTGAAAGAGCCTGAACCAAGTTTGATAGCAAGCAATAATGATTCAAGCACATCTACGTTACcacaaaaggaaactgaaaaaggTGAGAAGGATGAGGTGGATGAGCTAACAGAACTATTCATTACTAAACTGATTAACGAAGATTGCTCAAGTGCTGAAAATCAAGCAAAAATCTCTTCCAGTGTAAATAGTGACTTGCAGGAAACCAGCTCCTGCCCCTCAGAGAAGCAAAAATCAAACAACTTAAAaagagcaaacaaagaaaaaaacgtATCTCAGAATAAGAGGAGGAGAACTGAAAAAACCGAGGAAGTACTGCCTGTTGACGTGCATAGCATGCATAGGGAGGAAGAGACTGCTGTCGCCATTCAAACGGCTGAAGAGCAACCTGCAGCTTTCGACTGGAGCTCTTTTAAGCCGATgggttttgaagtgtcattcctCAAGTTCCTTGAAGAGTCTgctgtgaaacaaaagaacaccgAAAGAGACTACCATAGTGGTGGAACCAAAAAAGGATCCCATTCAAACTCGCGAAAATCCACCGAGAAGACCTCCATAGCAAGTAATAATGTCACTTGGTCATGTTCTGAAACTGAAACCCTTGTACCGTTTGCCAACCCATCACAGCTTCCATGTGGTGATAACATGAAGATAGTTTTAGACAAGACATTTAAAGACTGCACTGAGTGTGTGTTGAAGCAACTTCAGGAAATGAAACCTACTGTCAGTTTGAGAAAACTCGAAGGACGTTGGGAGGATAATCCAGAGGTTACAGCTGCAAAAGTAATTGTTATGAATACCGAGTAA
- the GJB7 gene encoding LOW QUALITY PROTEIN: gap junction beta-7 protein (The sequence of the model RefSeq protein was modified relative to this genomic sequence to represent the inferred CDS: deleted 1 base in 1 codon) codes for MSWGFLHHLLSGVNKYSTGIGRMWVAVVFIFCLLVYIAAAENIWKYEHDEFECSIKQPGCENVCFAHFSPISHIRLRALPLIMVSTPSLLVVFPVAYQENREKRHNQKLYKSSGEIDGGLLCTYLISLSLKTGFEIVFLVLFYKLYNGFKVPSLVKCDIRPCPNTVDCYISKPTEKMIFLYFLVVTSCLCVVLNLRELSYLIFKYSIKCYLQRYIRKHQGSEGDCHESEIIVSKRQKSAEGAYAINRAQPPSLSARSQSHFPFRKCLVYSVFNGMA; via the exons ATGAGCTGGGGATTCCTACACCATCTTCTGAGTGGAGTGAATAAATATTCAACGGGAATTGGAAGGATGTGGGTGGCAGTTGTGTTCATATTCTGCTTACTGGTTTACATTGCGGCTGCAGAAAACATCTGGAAATATGAACATGATGAATTTGAATGCAGTATCAAGCAGCCTGGTTGTGAAAATGTCTGCTTTGCCcatttttcccccatttcccACATCAGACTTAGGGCTTTGCCATTAATCATGGTCTCCACTCCTTCACTTTTGGTTGTTTTCCCTGTTGCTTaccaagaaaacagagagaaacgTCACAACCAGAAACTTTATAAAAGTTCAGGAGAGATAGATGGTGGATTGCTGTGCACTTACCTTATCAGCCTTAGTTTAAAAACAGGATTTGAAATAGTTTTTCTCGTTCTGTTTTATAAATTGTACAATGGATTCAAAGTACCAAGTCTTGTGAAATGTGACATAAGACCATGTCCCAATACCGTAGACTGCTATATTTCCAAACCCACAGAG AAGATGATTTTCCTCTATTTTCTGGTGGTAACTTCATGCCTGTGCGTTGTATTAAATCTAAGAGAATTGAGTTATCTCATTTTCAAATACTCCATAAAATGTTATCTGCAGAGGTACATCAGGAAACATCAAGGCTCAGAGGGTGACTGCCACGAATCAGAAATAATTG TCAGCAAGAGGCAGAAGAGCGCAGAGGGAGCCTATGCCATCAATAGAGCACAACCACCGAGTTTATCTGCAAGATCACAATCTCACTTCCCTTTCAGAAAGTGCCTTGTTTATTCAGTTTTTAATGGTATGGCATAA